One window of the Rosa rugosa chromosome 3, drRosRugo1.1, whole genome shotgun sequence genome contains the following:
- the LOC133736750 gene encoding uncharacterized protein LOC133736750, with protein sequence MTLEKKPKAVIVGGSIAGVSCAHTLILAGWDVVVLEKSYQVPTGSPTGAGLGLDPLSLQLIQSWIKDPELLNRTTLPLTIDQNDAVGGEKKVKWTLTRDEKFNCRAAHWADLHALLYHALPPNLFLWGHHFQYFSISSDKRSVQVKALSLQSNEIIEIVGDLLVAADGCLSKIRQSFVPDHKLRYSGYCAWRGVLDFSGNENSETIMGIRKAYPELGKCLYFGLGSGTHTVLYELLNNRLNWIWYVHQPEPDLKGNSMTTKASSDVIQAMHKEAEKMWLPEFVGVIKETSHPFINAIYDSEPLEQIYWVNVVLVGDAAHPTTPHAVRSTNMSVLDAAVLGQCLKKWGAENLQSALEEYQSIRLPVVSKQVLHARRMGRIKQGLVLPDRQSFDPKKADPEECQELQQKLMPFFSDVPSILV encoded by the exons ATGACTCTGGAAAAGAAGCCCAAGGCAGTAATAGTAGGAGGGAGCATAGCAGGTGTATCATGCGCACACACGCTCATATTAGCAGGGTGGGATGTTGTGGTGCTTGAGAAATCATATCAAGTCCCAACTGGAAGCCCAACTGGTGCAGGACTAGGACTTGACCCTCTCTCCCTGCAACTCATTCAGTCTTGGATCAAAGACCCTGAGCTTCTCAACAGGACCACCCTACCCCTCACAATTGATCAG AATGATGCTGTGGGTGGTGAGAAGAAGGTTAAGTGGACACTAACCAGAGATGAGAAGTTTAACTGCAGAGCAGCACATTGGGCTGACCTACATGCTCTTTTATATCATGCTTTGCCACCTAACTTGTTTCTTTGGGGTCACCATTTCCAATATTTCTCCATTTCTAGTGACAAGAGATCAGTTCAAGTGAAGGCTTTATCCCTTCAAAGTAACGAGATCATTGAAATCGTTGGGGATTTGCTTGTTGCAGCAGATGGGTGTCTCTCTAAAATCCGCCAAAGCTTTGTGCCTGATCATAAGCTGAG GTATTCAGGTTATTGTGCATGGAGAGGGGTTCTTGATTTTTCAGGAAATGAGAATTCCGAAACCATAATGGGGATCCGAAAGGCATACCCTGAACTCGGGAAATGCTTGTACTTCGGCTTAGGTTCTGGGACTCACACTGTGCTATACGAGCTTCTGAACAATAGGCTGAATTGGATTTGGTATGTCCATCAACCAGAGCCTGATCTGAAGGGTAATTCAATGACCACGAAGGCAAGCAGCGACGTGATCCAGGCAATGCACAAAGAAGCAGAGAAGATGTGGCTTCCTGAGTTCGTGGGAGTCATCAAAGAAACGAGCCACCCTTTCATCAATGCCATATATGACAGTGAACCCTTGGAGCAAATCTATTGGGTCAATGTGGTATTGGTTGGAGATGCAGCTCACCCCACAACTCCTCATGCAGTAAGAAGCACAAACATGTCGGTCTTGGATGCTGCGGTGTTAGGCCAGTGCCTGAAGAAGTGGGGTGCAGAAAACTTGCAATCAGCTCTTGAAGAATATCAGTCCATTCGGTTACCAGTAGTATCGAAGCAAGTCCTTCATGCAAGGAGAATGGGGAGGATTAAACAAGGTCTAGTTCTTCCTGACCGACAGTCTTTTGACCCCAAGAAGGCTGATCCAGAGGAGTGCCAAGAGCTTCAACAGAAACTCATGCCTTTTTTCTCTGACGTTCCTTCCATTTTAGTGTGA
- the LOC133736751 gene encoding V-type proton ATPase subunit c''2, translated as MSGAAIAVGYSSSWARALVQISPYTFSAVGIAISIGVSVLGAAWGIYITGSSLIGAAIKAPRITSKNLISVIFCEAVAIYGVIVAIILQTKLESVPASRIYEPESLRAGYAIFASGIIVGFANLFCGLCVGIIGSSCALSDAQNSTLFVKILVIEIFGSALGLFGVIVGIIMSAQATWPTK; from the exons ATGTCAGGGGCGGCAATAGCGGTGGGTTACTCAAGCTCGTGGGCCCGCGCCCTCGTCCAGATCTCTCCCTACACTTTCTCCGCCGTCGGTATTGCCATATCTATCGGCGTCTCTGTCCTCGGCGCCGCCTG GGGGATTTACATCACTGGGAGCAGTTTGATCGGCGCAGCAATCAAGGCTCCTCGCATCACTTCCAAGAATCTCATCAG TGTGATCTTTTGTGAAGCTGTTGCTATATATGGTGTTATTGTTGCAATCATTTTACAAACAAAGCTCGAGAGTGTTCCTGCGTCAAGGATATATGAACCTGAATCTCTTAGAGCTGGATATGCAATCTTTGCGTCTGGGATCATTGTGGGATTTGCGAACCTTTTCTGCGG GTTATGCGTGGGAATTATTGGAAGCAGCTGTGCATTGTCCGATGCCCAAAACTCCACACTTTTTGTGAAGATCCTTGTGATTGAGATCTTTGGCAGCGCCCTTGGATTATTTGGAGTAATTGTTGGAATCATAATGTCAGCTCAAGCAACATGGCCTACAAAATGA
- the LOC133735907 gene encoding uncharacterized protein LOC133735907: MGAGKREIQTSLEGLRDKNLMQLKKLNTALFPVRYNDRYYADALAAGDFSKLAYYSDICVGSIACRLEKKEGGVVRVYIMTLGVLAPYRGIGIGKKLLNHAFELCAKQNISEIYLHVQTNNDDAISFYKKFGFEITETIQNYYTNITPPDCYVLTKYITQPQTKK; encoded by the exons atggggGCTGGGAAGCGCGAGATCCAAACCTCACTGGAAGGACTGAGGGACAAGAACTTGATGCAGCTCAAGAAGCTCAACACCGCTCTCTTCCCGGTTCGCTACAACGACAGATACTACGCCGACGCCCTCGCCGCCGGCGACTTCTCTAAACTAG CATATTACAGTGATATATGTGTTGGTTCAATTGCTTGCCGGCTTGAGAAGAAGGAAGGTGGGGTTGTCCGTGTGTACATCATGACACTGGGAGTTTTGGCACCATATCGTGGGATAGGCATTG GTAAAAAGCTGTTGAACCATGCTTTTGAACTCTGCGCCAAGCAAAACATTTCTGAAATTTACTTGCACGTTCAGACTAACAATGATGATGCCATAAGCTTCTATAAGAAATTTGGGTTTGAAATCACGGAAACTATCCAGAACTATTACACAAACATCACCCCTCCGGACTGCTACGTTCTTACCAAGTATATTACCCAACCTCAGACAAAGAAGTAA